In Zea mays cultivar B73 chromosome 7, Zm-B73-REFERENCE-NAM-5.0, whole genome shotgun sequence, the following proteins share a genomic window:
- the LOC109940836 gene encoding 26S proteasome non-ATPase regulatory subunit 4 homolog, whose product MSVQDANMSSDTDMSKVFEDRTFVSSILNSLPGVDPNDPSVKDLLASLHSQGEEEKKEDKSDKTEDEKNCFKLE is encoded by the exons ATGTCTGTCCAGGATGCAAACATGTCCAGTGACACTGATATGAGTAAGGTGTTTGAAGACAGAACGTTTGTGTCATCTATCCTTAATTCG CTTCCTGGTGTTGATCCCAATGATCCATCTGTTAAAGATTTGCTGGCATCATTGCACAGCCAGGGAGAG gaagagaagaaggaagacaAGTCAGACAAAACAGAAGACGAGAAGAACTGCTTCAAGCTAGAGTGA